In a single window of the Bacillus clarus genome:
- the treP gene encoding PTS system trehalose-specific EIIBC component, giving the protein MGKDYRKTAEEVLQYIGGKDNIEQAAHCVTRLRIALKDESKIENDKLQSVSLVKGAFHNAGVFQIVIGPGDVDRVYAELITLAGMKEATVADVKDSGNQKLNPIQKFVKVFSDVFMPILPAIVTAGLLMGINNLLGAKDLFFDGKNLLDVYPNLGGLWDLINMMANTAFVFLPALVGWSATKRFGGSPILGIVMGLMLVHPDLLNAWNYGKAAAGLDGQKIEYFNILGLFQIEKVGYQGQILPVLVAAFVLSKVEIFLKKHVPNAIQLLVVPITTIVVTGVLALGIIGPVTRHIGDLLTTGLVGVYETVPALGAVLFGALYAPLVITGMHHMFIAIDLQLIAQHGGTFIWPMIALSNIAQGSAALAMFWISKNQNDKSMASTSAISAYFGITEPAMFGVNLRNKFPFYAAIIGSAVAAIFITLNGVLAPAIGIGGLPAFISIIPKSIPIFIVGMVIAVVIPFTLTWLFAKRVKQK; this is encoded by the coding sequence GACTATCGCAAAACAGCAGAAGAAGTGCTGCAATATATTGGCGGGAAAGACAATATTGAACAAGCAGCACATTGTGTAACGAGACTTCGCATCGCTTTAAAGGATGAAAGTAAAATAGAGAATGATAAATTACAATCAGTATCATTAGTGAAGGGCGCGTTTCATAATGCTGGTGTATTTCAAATTGTAATTGGTCCCGGTGATGTGGATCGAGTGTATGCTGAATTGATAACGCTTGCAGGTATGAAAGAAGCAACAGTAGCAGATGTAAAAGACTCTGGAAATCAAAAATTAAATCCAATTCAAAAGTTTGTAAAAGTATTTTCCGATGTATTTATGCCGATTTTACCAGCGATTGTAACAGCTGGTTTACTAATGGGGATTAATAATCTATTAGGGGCGAAGGACTTATTTTTTGATGGGAAAAATTTATTAGATGTTTATCCGAATTTAGGGGGACTTTGGGATTTAATTAATATGATGGCCAATACTGCATTCGTATTCTTACCAGCACTTGTTGGTTGGTCAGCTACAAAGCGTTTCGGTGGTAGTCCGATACTTGGGATTGTCATGGGGCTAATGCTCGTACATCCTGATTTATTAAATGCTTGGAATTACGGAAAAGCTGCAGCAGGATTAGACGGACAAAAAATTGAGTACTTCAATATTTTAGGATTATTCCAAATTGAAAAGGTTGGATATCAAGGTCAAATTTTACCGGTTTTAGTAGCAGCATTTGTATTAAGTAAAGTAGAAATCTTTTTAAAGAAACATGTACCAAACGCAATTCAGTTATTAGTTGTACCAATTACAACAATCGTTGTAACCGGTGTGTTAGCATTAGGAATTATCGGTCCAGTTACACGTCATATTGGAGATTTATTAACAACTGGATTAGTAGGCGTATATGAAACAGTGCCAGCACTTGGAGCAGTATTATTTGGAGCATTATATGCACCATTAGTAATTACAGGTATGCATCATATGTTTATTGCAATTGATTTACAGTTAATCGCACAACATGGCGGCACGTTTATTTGGCCAATGATTGCCCTTTCTAATATTGCCCAAGGTAGTGCGGCGCTTGCAATGTTCTGGATTTCAAAAAATCAAAATGATAAAAGTATGGCATCGACATCAGCGATCTCGGCATACTTCGGTATTACAGAACCAGCAATGTTTGGGGTGAATTTACGAAATAAATTCCCGTTCTATGCAGCGATTATAGGATCGGCAGTAGCTGCAATATTCATTACATTAAATGGTGTATTAGCACCAGCTATCGGCATTGGGGGATTGCCAGCATTTATTTCTATCATTCCGAAATCGATTCCAATATTTATTGTAGGGATGGTTATCGCAGTAGTAATTCCATTTACTTTAACATGGCTATTTGCGAAACGAGTAAAACAGAAGTAG
- the treC gene encoding alpha,alpha-phosphotrehalase, protein MKEWHKSVVYQIYPKSFNSYYDKETGDIKGVTERLDYLKELGVDYIWLTPIYQSPQNDNGYDVSDYYRIDPSYGTMEEFEELVEEAKARNIEIMLDIVVNHSSTEHKWFKEAQKDKNSPYREYYIWRDEKNNWQSKFGGSAWKYDEKTGQYYLHLFDETQADLNWENERLRQEVYDMMRFWLDKGVKGFRLDVINLISKDQRFLSDEGSTAISDGRKYYTDGPRVHEYLQEMNRNVFEGKEVITVGEMSSTTIDNCIKYSNPERNELSMTFSFHHLKVDYPNGDKWTKADFDFIKLKEIMSDWQIEMQKGGGWNALFWCNHDQPRIVSRFGDDGKYRNESAKMLATSMHMLQGTPYIYQGEEIGMTNPNFHTIEQYRDVESLNIYDIKQEEGLSKEEIMGILKQKSRDNSRTPMQWNDEVNAGFTTSTPWISVAENFKEINVEKALEDKDSVFYYYKKLIELRKTYNVITEGKYDVLDKNHPNIWAYTRTTNNEVLLVINNFYEEEITYSLPENVQLDEMKQEILLSNYKDSSKDITNLNLRPYESIIYRYTK, encoded by the coding sequence ATGAAAGAGTGGCATAAAAGTGTAGTCTATCAAATTTATCCGAAGAGCTTTAATAGTTACTACGATAAAGAAACCGGTGATATAAAAGGAGTTACAGAAAGATTAGATTATTTAAAAGAACTCGGAGTGGATTATATATGGTTAACACCGATATACCAATCGCCACAAAATGATAATGGTTACGACGTAAGTGATTATTATCGTATAGATCCGTCTTACGGAACGATGGAAGAGTTTGAAGAGCTTGTAGAAGAAGCGAAAGCACGTAATATTGAGATTATGCTCGATATTGTTGTGAATCATAGTTCAACAGAGCACAAGTGGTTTAAAGAAGCACAGAAAGATAAAAATAGTCCGTATCGCGAGTATTATATTTGGCGTGATGAAAAAAATAATTGGCAGTCTAAATTTGGTGGATCTGCTTGGAAATATGATGAGAAGACAGGGCAATATTATTTACATTTATTTGATGAAACACAAGCCGATTTAAATTGGGAGAATGAGAGACTTCGTCAAGAGGTGTATGATATGATGCGCTTTTGGCTTGATAAAGGTGTAAAAGGATTCCGTCTTGATGTTATTAATTTAATTTCAAAAGATCAAAGGTTTTTAAGTGATGAAGGAAGTACGGCTATAAGTGATGGACGTAAATATTATACAGATGGCCCACGCGTCCATGAATATTTACAAGAGATGAACCGAAATGTGTTTGAAGGAAAAGAGGTTATTACGGTTGGAGAAATGTCTTCTACGACAATTGATAATTGTATTAAATATTCAAATCCTGAGCGAAACGAATTAAGTATGACATTTAGCTTCCACCATTTAAAAGTAGATTATCCGAATGGGGATAAGTGGACGAAGGCTGATTTTGATTTTATAAAATTAAAAGAGATTATGTCCGATTGGCAAATTGAAATGCAAAAGGGCGGGGGCTGGAATGCTTTATTCTGGTGTAACCATGACCAGCCACGTATTGTGTCACGCTTTGGAGATGATGGGAAGTATCGAAATGAATCAGCTAAAATGCTAGCAACGTCTATGCATATGCTGCAAGGAACACCTTATATTTATCAAGGTGAAGAAATTGGTATGACGAATCCTAACTTCCATACTATTGAGCAATATCGTGATGTGGAATCGTTAAATATATATGATATAAAACAAGAGGAAGGCTTATCAAAAGAAGAGATTATGGGGATTTTAAAACAAAAATCTCGTGATAATTCACGTACTCCAATGCAGTGGAATGACGAAGTGAACGCTGGTTTTACAACTAGTACACCGTGGATTTCCGTGGCTGAAAACTTTAAGGAAATAAACGTAGAGAAGGCACTAGAGGATAAAGATTCTGTATTTTATTATTATAAAAAGCTAATCGAACTTCGAAAAACATATAATGTAATTACAGAAGGAAAATATGATGTTTTAGATAAAAATCATCCGAATATATGGGCATACACGCGTACGACAAATAATGAAGTATTACTTGTTATAAATAATTTCTACGAGGAAGAAATCACTTACTCCCTACCAGAAAATGTTCAATTAGATGAGATGAAGCAAGAAATATTATTATCAAATTATAAAGATTCAAGTAAGGATATTACAAATCTTAACTTAAGACCATATGAATCCATTATATATCGATATACGAAATAA
- a CDS encoding phosphotransferase enzyme family protein, translated as MEIAVERVFTKEILEEAAKVFHVIVEEKPLGDFENYIFHAKDENGESYVLRLTHSSHRSKKEVEAELNFLRYVVEHGAKAAGPYYSISQNLVEEIGAEDGTFFYASLFAYAKGEQVKGDESPYWGETFFEAWGKEIGQLHRITMNFPKTNYRDTWEEDESAIVNELEDKKVKEIATVLMDEIKALPIEKETFGLMHGDIHPGNFHYDGKELTIFDFDDATYNYFIHDLAMVLYYSVLFKPWTKEEKTRFARKQLQVLRKGYEFEHKLAESWYESLPLFLRLRDIGLYGTLQKKFKGKDMPENFHKLSKELYDRIIKQEAIVNI; from the coding sequence ATGGAAATAGCTGTGGAACGAGTTTTTACAAAGGAAATTTTAGAAGAAGCTGCAAAGGTATTTCATGTAATAGTGGAAGAAAAACCACTTGGTGATTTTGAAAATTATATTTTTCATGCGAAAGATGAAAATGGTGAAAGTTACGTATTACGGTTAACGCATTCTTCTCATCGTTCTAAAAAAGAGGTAGAGGCTGAACTAAATTTTTTACGGTATGTTGTAGAGCATGGGGCAAAAGCTGCGGGTCCGTATTACTCAATCTCTCAAAATCTTGTAGAAGAAATCGGGGCAGAGGATGGGACTTTCTTCTACGCTTCCTTATTTGCATATGCGAAAGGTGAGCAAGTAAAAGGAGATGAATCGCCTTATTGGGGAGAGACTTTCTTTGAAGCATGGGGAAAAGAAATCGGACAGTTGCATCGTATTACAATGAATTTTCCTAAAACAAATTATCGTGATACGTGGGAAGAAGATGAGAGTGCAATTGTTAACGAATTAGAAGATAAGAAAGTGAAAGAGATTGCTACTGTATTAATGGATGAAATAAAGGCTCTTCCAATTGAAAAGGAAACGTTTGGTCTGATGCATGGTGATATTCATCCAGGTAATTTTCATTATGATGGTAAAGAATTAACAATCTTTGACTTTGATGATGCGACTTATAATTACTTTATACACGATTTAGCAATGGTTCTTTATTACTCTGTTCTTTTCAAACCGTGGACGAAAGAGGAGAAAACGAGATTTGCTCGTAAACAGCTACAAGTGCTACGAAAAGGCTATGAATTTGAGCATAAGTTAGCAGAGAGCTGGTACGAATCATTACCTTTATTTTTGCGACTTCGTGATATTGGTTTATATGGTACTCTTCAAAAGAAATTTAAGGGGAAAGATATGCCAGAGAATTTTCATAAACTATCAAAAGAACTATACGATAGAATTATAAAACAAGAGGCAATTGTGAATATATAA
- a CDS encoding alanine/glycine:cation symporter family protein, whose amino-acid sequence MEAFVSWLNNIVWSPALVYLCLGAGLYFSIRTRFLQVRHVGEMVKLTFQGEKSDAGVSSFQALALSLSGRVGTGNIAGVATAIAFGGPGAVFWMWAVAFLGAGSAYVESTLAQIYKTKHQGQFRGGPAYYIEKGLGVKWYALVFVAATILATGMLLPGVQANSIAVSLETAFGVNTSVSGAVMVVVLALIIFGGVKRIVNVAQVVVPFMAVGYILVACVIVAMNIEKLPEAFMLILKSAFALEAAFGGIIGLAISWGVKRGIYSNEAGQGTGPHAAAAAEVSHPAKQGLVQAFSVYIDTLFVCSATAFMMIITGMYNVFDASGKNFIVNKLNGAQPGPGYTQAAVESVFPGFGNGFVAISLLFFAFTTIMAYYYIAETNIAYLNRDKERPWMSIVLKFVFLGVVFYGCVKTAETAWALGDIGVGIMAWVNIIAILLLQKPALIALKDYEKQKKEGKDPVFNPQKLGIKNADFWEHEYGKDKKEEVS is encoded by the coding sequence TTGGAAGCTTTCGTAAGTTGGCTAAATAATATTGTTTGGAGTCCCGCACTTGTTTATTTATGTTTAGGTGCAGGCTTGTATTTTTCCATTCGAACGAGGTTTTTACAGGTGAGGCATGTCGGAGAAATGGTGAAGCTTACATTTCAAGGTGAAAAGTCAGATGCTGGTGTTTCTTCATTCCAAGCGTTAGCACTTTCATTATCAGGGCGCGTTGGAACAGGAAATATTGCTGGTGTTGCAACAGCAATTGCATTTGGTGGGCCAGGAGCTGTATTTTGGATGTGGGCTGTAGCCTTTTTAGGTGCAGGTTCTGCTTATGTAGAATCGACACTTGCACAAATATACAAAACGAAGCACCAAGGTCAATTCCGTGGTGGCCCCGCTTATTACATTGAAAAAGGACTAGGAGTGAAATGGTACGCCTTAGTGTTTGTTGCTGCAACAATTCTTGCAACAGGGATGTTACTGCCAGGTGTTCAAGCAAATAGTATCGCAGTAAGCTTGGAAACAGCTTTTGGCGTTAATACATCTGTATCAGGAGCAGTGATGGTTGTTGTATTAGCTCTTATTATTTTTGGAGGAGTTAAGAGAATCGTTAATGTGGCCCAAGTTGTAGTACCTTTTATGGCAGTTGGTTATATTTTAGTAGCTTGTGTAATTGTCGCTATGAATATTGAAAAGTTACCAGAAGCATTTATGTTAATTTTAAAAAGTGCATTTGCATTAGAAGCTGCTTTTGGTGGAATTATTGGTTTAGCAATTTCTTGGGGAGTAAAACGTGGAATTTATTCAAATGAAGCAGGGCAAGGAACTGGACCGCATGCAGCGGCAGCGGCTGAAGTATCACACCCAGCGAAGCAAGGTTTAGTGCAAGCATTTTCCGTTTACATTGATACATTATTTGTTTGTTCAGCAACAGCATTTATGATGATTATTACAGGCATGTATAACGTATTTGATGCAAGCGGAAAAAACTTTATCGTAAATAAGTTAAATGGTGCACAACCAGGACCTGGGTATACACAGGCAGCAGTAGAATCTGTCTTCCCTGGGTTTGGAAACGGTTTCGTCGCGATTTCTCTATTATTCTTCGCATTTACAACAATTATGGCGTATTACTACATCGCTGAAACAAATATTGCCTACTTAAATCGTGATAAAGAGCGTCCATGGATGTCTATTGTACTTAAATTTGTTTTCTTAGGAGTTGTATTCTATGGCTGTGTAAAAACAGCGGAGACAGCTTGGGCTTTAGGGGATATCGGTGTAGGAATTATGGCATGGGTTAATATTATCGCGATTTTACTACTGCAAAAACCAGCATTGATCGCCTTAAAGGATTATGAAAAACAGAAAAAAGAAGGAAAAGACCCTGTGTTCAATCCGCAGAAATTAGGCATTAAAAATGCTGATTTCTGGGAGCATGAGTACGGAAAAGATAAGAAAGAAGAAGTGTCGTAA